A window of the Camelus dromedarius isolate mCamDro1 chromosome 5, mCamDro1.pat, whole genome shotgun sequence genome harbors these coding sequences:
- the LOC105092122 gene encoding large ribosomal subunit protein uL3-like → MSHRKFSAPRLGPLGFLPQKHSSWHRGKVKSFPKDDSSKPVHLPAFLGYKAGMTHIVREVDRPGSKVNKKEVVRAVTIVETPPMVIVGIVGYVETPRGLCTFKTIFAEHISDESKRRFYKNWHKSKKAFTKYCKKWQDEDGKKQLERDFSSMKKHCRVIRVIAHTQMCLLPLRQKAHLMEIQVNGGTVVEKLDWAYERLEHQAPVNQVFGQDEMISVTGVIKGKGYKGVTSHWHTKKLPQKTHRGLHKVACIRAWHPARVAFSVARAGQKGYHHCTEINKKICKIGQGYLIKDGKLIKNNASTDYDLSDKSINPLGGFVHYSEVTNDFAMLKGCVVGTKTRVLTLRKSLLVQTKQWTLEKIDLKFIDTTSKFGHGHFQIMEEKKAFTGPLKKDQIAKEEGA, encoded by the coding sequence ATGTCTCACAGGAAGTTCTCCGCTCCCAGGCTTGGGCCCCTGGGCTTCCTGCCTCAGAAGCATAGCAGTTGGCACCGCGGGAAGGTGAAGAGCTTCCCTAAGGATGACTCCTCCAAGCCCGTGCACCTCCCAGCCTTCCTTGGCTACAAGGCTGGCATGACCCACATTGTGAGGGAGGTGGATAGGCCAGGGTCCAAGGTGAACAAGAAGGAAGTTGTGAGGGCTGTGACCATCGTGGAGACTCCACCCATGGTGATTGTGGGCATTGTGGGCTATGTGGAAACTCCTCGAGGCCTCTGTACCTTCAAGACTATCTTTGCTGAGCATATCAGTGATGAGAGCAAAAGGCGCTTCTATAAGAACTGGCATAAATCTAAGAAGGCCTTCACCAAATACTGCAAAAAGTGGCAGGATGAAGACGGCAAGAAGCAGCTGGAGAGGGACTTCAGCAGCATGAAGAAGCACTGCCGGGTCATCCGTGTCATTGCCCACACCCAGATGTGCCTGCTTCCTCTACGCCAGAAGGCCCACCTCATGGAGATCCAGGTGAACGGAGGCACTGTGGTGGAGAAACTGGACTGGGCCTATGAGAGGCTAGAGCATCAGGCCCCTGTGAACCAAGTGTTTGGGCAGGATGAGATGATCAGTGTCACTGGGGTGATCAAGGGCAAAGGCTACAAAGGGGTCACCAGCCACTGGCACACCAAGAAGCTGCCCCAGAAGACCCACCGAGGACTGCACAAGGTTGCCTGTATTAGAGCATGGCATCCCGCCCGGGTGGCCTTCTCTGTGGCTCGGGCTGGGCAGAAGGGCTACCATCACTGCACTGAGATCAACAAGAAGATTTGTAAGATTGGCCAGGGCTACCTCATCAAGGATGGCAAACTGATCAAGAACAATGCCTCTACTGATTACGATCTGTCTGACAAGAGTATCAACCCTCTGGGTGGCTTTGTCCACTACAGTGAAGTGACCAATGACTTTGCCATGCTCAAAGGCTGCGTTGTGGGAACCAAGACGCGAGTGCTCACCCTGCGCAAGTCCTTGCTGGTGCAGACCAAACAGTGGACCTTGGAGAAGATTGATCTCAAGTTTATTGACACTACCTCCAAATTTGGCCATGGCCACTTCCAGATAATGGAGGAGAAGAAAGCATTCACGGGACCACTTAAGAAAGACCAAATTGCCAAGGAAGAAGGAGCCTAA